In one window of Anabaena sphaerica FACHB-251 DNA:
- a CDS encoding DEAD/DEAH box helicase, protein MGRNPTLTFDRGTLILHPPPRSKAWIDFATWDDRIEKFRIPAIRYRSLVEALQAEETNFTDEAKKFYPLELVPSLEMTPYPHQNEALAAWKLAGRQGVVVLPTAAGKTYLAQMAMQATPRTTLIVVPTLDLMHQWYAHLTAAFPDAELGLLGGGSRDQTPILVATYDSAAIHAESLGNKYALIIFDECHHLPTDFNRVIAEYAIAPYRLGLSATPERTDGKHADLNILIGREVYRQRAEDLAGKALAEHQVVQIKVKLSQLERERYNQLIQTRNDFLKQSRISLGSLQGWQTFVQMSARSQVGRRAMLAHRQAKEIALGTDGKLRILIDLLAEHYPARMLIFTADNATVYRISQDLLIPAITHQTPVKERHEILSKFKEGQYNTLVASHVLNEGVDVPAASIAIILSGTGSAREYVQRLGRVLRKGNLENKQAILYEVVAEDTSEEGTSARRRGENKSMGAEEQGSRGAGEQGSRGEQGSRGEKKGRKGNLKVVYGGGQERSAKAAEQLEINYSTQKKDVTNGVIDSSSKRGGDYPEETET, encoded by the coding sequence ATGGGTCGCAACCCTACTTTAACTTTTGATCGTGGTACGTTAATTTTACACCCACCACCACGCAGCAAAGCTTGGATAGACTTTGCCACATGGGATGATAGAATCGAAAAATTCCGCATTCCCGCCATTAGATACCGTTCTTTAGTCGAAGCACTGCAAGCAGAAGAGACAAACTTTACTGATGAGGCTAAGAAATTTTATCCTCTAGAGTTGGTTCCCAGTTTGGAAATGACTCCCTATCCCCACCAAAATGAGGCTTTAGCGGCTTGGAAATTGGCGGGAAGGCAGGGGGTTGTGGTGCTGCCCACAGCGGCGGGTAAGACTTATTTGGCTCAAATGGCCATGCAAGCGACACCGCGCACGACATTGATTGTTGTCCCCACTTTGGATTTGATGCACCAGTGGTATGCACACCTGACAGCGGCTTTTCCTGATGCGGAATTAGGTTTGCTGGGGGGTGGTTCACGGGATCAAACACCGATTTTGGTAGCAACTTATGATAGTGCGGCTATTCATGCGGAAAGTTTGGGTAATAAATATGCTTTGATTATTTTTGATGAATGTCATCATTTACCGACTGATTTTAATCGGGTAATTGCTGAATATGCGATCGCACCCTATCGACTGGGACTTTCTGCTACACCAGAACGCACAGATGGTAAACACGCTGATTTAAACATTCTCATTGGTAGAGAAGTTTATCGCCAACGTGCTGAAGATTTGGCGGGTAAGGCTTTGGCAGAACATCAAGTTGTGCAGATAAAAGTGAAGTTATCCCAACTTGAACGAGAAAGATATAACCAGCTAATTCAAACCCGCAATGATTTTTTAAAGCAATCTCGCATTTCTTTGGGAAGTTTACAAGGTTGGCAAACTTTTGTACAAATGAGTGCGCGATCGCAGGTAGGACGCAGGGCAATGTTAGCACATCGGCAAGCAAAAGAAATCGCTCTGGGGACTGATGGTAAGTTAAGAATTCTGATTGATTTATTAGCTGAACATTACCCCGCAAGGATGTTGATTTTTACGGCTGATAATGCTACTGTTTACCGCATTTCTCAAGATTTGTTAATTCCCGCTATCACTCATCAAACTCCGGTGAAGGAAAGGCATGAAATTTTATCTAAGTTTAAGGAGGGGCAATATAATACTTTGGTTGCTTCTCATGTCTTAAATGAGGGGGTTGATGTTCCTGCAGCTTCAATAGCAATTATTCTTTCTGGTACTGGTTCTGCTAGGGAATATGTTCAGCGTCTGGGTAGAGTTTTACGTAAGGGAAATCTGGAAAATAAACAGGCGATTTTATATGAAGTCGTGGCTGAGGATACTAGTGAGGAGGGAACTTCTGCTAGGAGAAGAGGAGAGAATAAAAGCATGGGAGCAGAGGAGCAGGGGAGTAGGGGAGCAGGGGAGCAAGGGAGCAGAGGGGAGCAGGGGAGCAGAGGGGAGAAGAAAGGAAGAAAGGGAAATTTAAAGGTTGTTTATGGGGGTGGTCAGGAAAGAAGTGCTAAGGCTGCTGAACAGTTAGAAATTAATTATTCAACACAGAAGAAGGATGTTACCAACGGAGTTATTGATTCATCGTCAAAACGGGGAGGAGATTATCCCGAAGAGACTGAAACTTGA
- a CDS encoding DUF790 family protein, translating into MLPTELLIHRQNGEEIIPKRLKLDQQHLDLASDLIGFFKDAVGKSQGVLERQLADFEGDTTDYRMKRGLAYVLKSSFCTFEVVSPLEPTMLRERVFSLAAKSVSSREATDVVLTKIADDLSQELQQEVLPIQVRDGLYADLSENKILTAFDAPKSEDLLHRYNLSQVQGVFYKASQLVLNAHRNVPGEYKLLFRYLKLFQLMAYIEGDADHGFTISIDGPTSLFSPSTRYGLAIAKLIPALLHVTKWSLAATLQTRDFYTNEWKTGRFTLNSECGLVSHYPKGKPYDSMLEQSFADKWDALKSGWILEREVDLLPIPGSVMIPDFRLVHPDGRTFLLEIVGYWRPEYLQKKFSQVRRANCDNLILAISERLNLEKAGVKLNDVPARIVWFKEKLLPKAVLAVME; encoded by the coding sequence ATGTTACCAACGGAGTTATTGATTCATCGTCAAAACGGGGAGGAGATTATCCCGAAGAGACTGAAACTTGATCAGCAACATTTGGATTTGGCAAGTGATTTGATTGGTTTTTTTAAAGACGCGGTGGGGAAATCTCAAGGGGTTCTTGAACGTCAATTGGCAGATTTTGAAGGCGATACTACTGATTATCGCATGAAGCGCGGTTTGGCTTATGTTCTTAAAAGTAGTTTCTGCACTTTTGAGGTTGTTAGTCCACTGGAACCGACTATGTTACGGGAACGGGTGTTTTCTTTGGCTGCAAAATCTGTTTCTAGTCGGGAAGCAACTGATGTGGTTTTGACTAAAATCGCTGATGATTTGAGTCAGGAATTACAACAGGAGGTTTTACCAATTCAGGTGCGTGATGGTCTTTATGCTGATTTATCTGAAAATAAAATTTTAACTGCTTTTGATGCTCCTAAGTCTGAAGATTTATTACATCGTTATAATTTATCTCAGGTGCAAGGTGTGTTTTATAAAGCCAGTCAGTTGGTGTTAAATGCTCACCGCAATGTACCGGGAGAATATAAGTTGTTATTTCGTTATCTGAAGTTGTTTCAATTAATGGCTTATATTGAAGGTGATGCTGACCACGGTTTTACTATTAGTATTGATGGTCCAACAAGTTTATTTAGTCCTAGTACCCGTTATGGTTTGGCGATCGCTAAATTAATTCCCGCTTTACTCCATGTAACAAAATGGAGTTTAGCCGCCACTTTACAAACACGAGATTTTTATACAAATGAATGGAAAACTGGCAGGTTTACTCTCAATTCTGAATGTGGTTTAGTTTCTCACTATCCTAAAGGTAAGCCCTATGATAGTATGTTAGAACAGTCTTTTGCTGATAAATGGGATGCTTTAAAAAGCGGGTGGATATTAGAGCGAGAAGTTGATTTACTTCCGATTCCCGGTAGTGTCATGATTCCCGATTTTCGCCTCGTTCATCCTGATGGCAGAACTTTTTTATTAGAAATCGTTGGTTATTGGCGACCGGAATATTTACAAAAGAAGTTTTCTCAGGTACGTCGTGCCAATTGTGATAATTTAATTTTAGCAATTTCTGAAAGATTGAATTTAGAAAAGGCAGGTGTTAAATTAAATGATGTCCCAGCAAGAATTGTTTGGTTTAAAGAAAAGTTATTACCAAAAGCAGTTTTAGCTGTAATGGAATAA